ATGCAAAACGTTCTTTTAAGTAGTGTTAGAGGTTGAAAATTTCTGGTCCATTTACTGTTATGCACTAATTATTTCCTTTTGTGTACCTGTAATGAAGCTTTCCATGAAATTATGGAGCGGAAGGCCACTGCACATCCTTTTGAAAATGTTCAATCTCTGCTTCCACCAAATTCATGGCTTGGATTATATCCAGTTCCTGGTAATTTTGACTTCTAAAGTTACTTCAGTGTTCAGCTTTGAAAACGGAAAAAGTAGATTGAGCTCTCTAATGTGGAGGGTAATTCTTCTATTGTCTATTTTCTTACACTATTTCCAGTAGGGAGGAAAATTGAGGGAAGGGAAAAAGAACAGGAAAGagtaaaaagaaagaatggaagttattttttcttctttatgtATGGTATGGAGGATAAAAatagaggaaaagagaaagagatAGAAATAAGATAGGGTTTAAAGTTGCAAATAGAATTGTTAATTTATATCCCAGATTTGGAAGGATTAAAAATTGAGGGAAAGGATAGGTGTAAATCCACCTTGGGGAGTTCTATCCTATCAAATGAAGGACAGAGTGAAAAGAAAGTAACTTTTCCTTCTACTCTATTTCCTCTCCATCCTTCTTTCTTTGCTCCTATCTGATATAgtgtatttctttttctttttcggtaTGCTTGCTAGAAATTTTTGCTGCAagactatattttattttcattttaaaaaaacaaatttaagtatgttgcattgcaaAAGCAGTATTGTTGTACTGCAAAAGCTGATTCTGTTGCTTGTGTTGTTTCCAGATCACAAACGTGATGCAGCCAGAGCAGAGGATGCATTGACTCCTTCATATGGGAGTGAGTTGATTGGCATGCAAAGAGATTGGAATGAGGAACTGCAATCTTGTCGAGAATTTCCACATACAACCCCTCAAGAAAGGTGCATAATTCATTCCTAAATGTTTGTGACTTTTAATTGTCCTAATGCTTTTTTGGAGAACCTAATTCATTCTGTAGATTTATAGTGCTTATTATTTAACAGCTAACTAGTAATAAAAcatctaattatttttcatgaCAAAGTATGTCTAGCTGGATATACGTAATCATTAGAATGCTGATTGTTCATTTTGATAGCATTGTATTATGTTTGAATAACAGTTTTATATGCTTgtgcaatttaattaataggtactgtatatttaaatttcaatagcATGCATATcagacacaaaataaaattttgatgtgtCATATTGAAAAGAAACTAAGTGTTTTTAATCTGATTGACATGAATGTTGTAATCTTGACATAATAAGCCCCAAAATGTGCAGTTAAAGTGTGTGATTGAATgggaaattaagaaatttaatcgAACACTTTGTTATAATCTTTTTGTTAAGATTACAGACTATGAAAGGTACTACTTTGTAGTTTTAGAATGAATTACtgtcttatttttcatttaaccTTGTAATGGACATGCTTGCCACTTATTCACAGGCGTTAAGCTGTTATGAATGATTTTGGAGTTTCTGCTTATCATGTGTACAAATTTGTTGCAGGATCCTGCGGGATAGGGCTCTCTATAAAGTGACTTCGGACTTTGTTGATGCAGCAATTAGTGGTGCTGTTGGAGTCATCAACAGATGTATACCCCCCATAAATCCAACTGATCCTGAGTGCTTTCACATGTTAGTGATCCTTAAATGAACTCTGCATTTGATTGAGAATTTTGTTGCGAACAGTGTTATCTTGCACATTGCCTTTGGAAACATCAGTCATGATTTCTCTGAGGACTTATGCTGTCCCATTTCCCCTCTTCATTTTGTGATATTGTATAGAAGTCCTTAGTATTAGGCATCTCTTAGCAATTTGtcaattcatttattttgttCTCTGTGCtttgtttaataaattcatttgTTACACTATAACATCACCCCCAAATTGGTTTTTATACTTGTTATTCTACTTTACAATTGAGATAAATTTTGTACTGTCGTTTTTTTCTCAGGTATGTTCATAACAACATATTCTTCAGTTTTGCTGTTGATTCGGATATGGAACAACTGTCAAAGAAACGTGCAGTAGAGACTAATTCAAGTACTGAGAGCGGAAATGAAGCTGCTTCATCTGAGATGTTGCCTGGAGGTAGAATGGATTCAAATGAGGAAAGATGTGGTAGATCTAGCATAGGGGAAAGTGACAGTATAACGGAATTGGCTCAAGGGTCTGTTGAGACACCGTTGGCTGAGAGTGAGCAGGCTACATATGCTTCTgcaaataatgatttgaaaggAACAAAGGCATATCAGGAAGCTGATGTCCCTGGGCTTCATAATCTTGCTATGGCCATAATTGATTACAGAGGTCATAGAGTGGTGGCGCAGGTGAAGCTAtatatcttttctattttaggaGTTGTTAGATGTGGAATTTGTGTTCCTTctgcctaatttttttttattttttatttatttgctctAGAATTATGTAATAATTGATACTTCTCTTTTTGTAGAGTGTCTTACCTGGCATTCTCCAAGGAGATAAATCAGATTCTCTCCTTTATGGATCTGTTGACAATGGCAAAAAGATTTGCTGGAATGAAGATTTTCATTCAAAGGtgagaaatatgaaatttaacgTCCTAAAATAATTGTCTGGTTTCTGTGGCATGTTTGTTGAGTAATCATCTCTTTCAACATTTGTATTTCATGTTACTAAGTTTCAGCTAAATTGATACTCTTTACATAGAACAAATGTTTTTGTGGAGAGTGCTGACTTCTATGTTTCTTTAGGTGCTTGAAGCTGCCAAACGCCTTCATTTGAAGGAGCACACAGTACTTGATGCATCTGGGAATGTTTTCAAATTGGCTGCTCCGGTGGAATGCAAGGGCATTGTTGGTAGTGATGACAGGTGACTTTTTCTTGTGGTTTGCAAGTTAATGAGCTGCATCGATATGGACTGCAATATTTTGTCCTTGACATCTTTTGATACCCACCATTAGCCTTAAATTCATGTTTTGTGACTTACGGTTAAAGACTTTACGTTCACAAATCATGGATTTTCTTGGGATGGCAACCCTCCCCCCATGGGTTCCCACCTGATCTAATCAGGTGGTTTTTTTAAATCAGGCTCGGTCGggttgatattatttttatatcagcCAGGTTCTGGTTTAGGGAGAACTGTGCTCTACCCCAAGATAATTACAAAAATGCCCTTAAATATAGCATATTACTTGGGTGTAAAAGTTTAACTTTCCCTTCTAGACACATATTCTTCTTGCCAACCTACCTCTGCTACTGCCTCCCCATCTTTATTTCCTTGAACCCGcaagtttcttttcttttttactatttcttttgATTGATCAGTGGTAGTGCTTGATTTGCAGTCTGCCATTCCCCCTTCCTTCGGTTGAGGTGTCttctattttttacatttcTGATAATCTGACTCTTCCCTTTTCTTAAGAGCTGCAATATCCTCACACTTCAACTCCATCCCAGATTAACTCACTGTCTTCTAGCTAtcagtttattttctttaagttcCTTGTCATAAGAATTGTACCTACTTTGCAGCTCATATAGCTAGATGAGATTAGTTAATATTCTTCCTTGTGATGAATGTTTCTTCCATGAGAGAAGAGATGTATCTATTTTTTCATTGTATGTGCTAATCAGAGCTAGACCCTTTGCATGTTATAATTTATGCTTAACCACATTTTATCAttagctttcttttcttttctttttccccctaattccatttcttttaTTAGGCATTATCTTCTGGATTTGATGAGAGCGACTCCTCGTGATGCAAACTTTATCGGACCTGGATCCCGATTTTGTATACTGAGACCAGAACTAATTACTGCATTTGTCCAGGTAGAACATTCATACATTAATGTCAATTTGCAATTTGTTTGAAGTGCTCTTACCTGATGTTGACCTGCTTAACTGGAGAAGGCTCAAGCTCCTGAAAGCTCAAAATCTGTGCCTAAATCTGAGGGAGAAGTTAATGTGGCAACTGATTCTTCAAAATCTGATGGAGAGGTTAATGTGGCAACTGATTCTTCAAAGGCTGCTGTTGTTGAAACTCCAGTAGTGACTGAGTCTCATGAAGCTGCAACTTCTGGTGATGACCAGGCAAGGCTCTCTTCATGATAACAAATATCTAAGCTGTTGCTTTTGACTTCCTATATACACTGTTCAGGTTTACATAGAAcacttaatctttttcttttttgttgccaaatGCGGTGAATGGTGATAATTCCCCctaactttgaaaataagtcTCAAGTGGACAGTTGGTTTGTCAAAGCTTTAAATATTTTCTGCTAAGTTATGTGGATAATGGAATTCTTATTCAAGTCTTCGATAAGGTGGAACTTCCgaattgtatgaattttttatctatttttttaaatggggatTAAGGCATTGTGTGTGCATGGTAACATGCGCACGTAAGATATGAGTTTGTTGGCATTGAATGCTATATTTAATTACACTTAGTTCTATTATCTTATAATTGTTTGTGGTTAAATGTATTTGGCTCATGCTCCTTATGACCACAGGGTATAACCAATGAAGATAAAAACAAGGCTGATACGGAATGTGCTTCTGCATCTGTTAAAAGTTGTGAAACGAATGAGGAGATATTATTTAACCCCAATGTTTTCACTGAATTTAAATTGGCTGGGAGTCAAGAAGTGAGTCTCCTTTATCTGCAATTTTCCTTACTTTATAATGCTGCTAAACTGTGGATTTTCTTAGCTTTTTCCATTGTGTACACCAGGAGATAGTGGAAGACGAAGAAAATGTGAAGAAAGCTAGTTCTTATCTTGTAGATGTTGTACTTCCTAAGTTTATACAAGACCTTTGCACGCTGGAAGTTTCACCCATGGATGGTCAGACACTAACAGAAGCACTTCATGCACATGGGATTAATATTCGATACATTGGAAATGTGAGCTTTATGTATTTTGTGGGTTTGCTCATTAGTCTTGCTATTTCGGTAATAGAATGTTAAAGCTGTTGGTGAATGGTATAATTTTACAGGTTGCCAATGGAACCAAACATCTACCTCATCTTTGGGATCTTTGTTCTAATGAGATTGTTGTCCGGTCAGCAAAGCACATCTTGAAGGTGATGTCATTTTTTTCCTGCTTGACATCTATTCTTGTTATGTAATGCTTTCtatgttttggaaattttgttgtgaaatttttatatggaaATTGTAATTGCTGGTTATGCAGGATGTTCTGAGAGATACAGAAGATCACGATCTGGGTCCTGCAATCTCACATATTTTGAGCTGTTTCTTTGGAAGTTGCCAATCTGTTGCTGCAAAATTGACTTCTAGCTCACAATCCAAAAACCATAAGAAAGTATGTTCTATTAGATGAGTTTTTCATCCCAAGTAACTAGACTATAAGCAATCTCAGGGATCTGCAGTATTCGGTGTTTTGATGTGTCAATGATCCAAATCATTATAAGCTTAAGATTCTGTTTTTTAAGAGGAACTGCATTAGGTGATGGTAATCTAGCCTGAACTGCCTGAGGTCAGTATTTATGTCCAAATATTTGCAGGAGCAAGCAAATCATCATTCATCAGGCAAGACGTCAAAGGGACATGCTAGATGGAAGGGTAAAACATCTGCGAGGAAGAATATTTCCTCTTATATGAATGTTAGCTCCGAAAGTTTATGGTCTGAAATTCAGAAATTTGCAAAGCTGAAATATCAGGTATTGAgttgtattttgtttttgagTATGGATGTTTTATGAAGTAGTTATCTGTTGTCAAGGTGTACTAATATTATGAATAAATGCTCACCATCATATCTGTGTTTATTGAATCTGTGGAAACAGGATAATCCGAGTTTATTTAATCTATGAATATACTTCGCATTGAGTATATTAATTTATGCTATATGTTTGATTTCTGATTTTTCTTTATGTAGTTTGAGTTACCAGAGGATGCAAGATTACGGGTGAAGAGAATTTCTGTCTTACGCAATATGTGTCAAAAGGTTTGAGTTCTTACAAGATGCTATTTCTTACATCTTTCGTTGTTATTTGTTTGATGAGTTGCCAGAGGATGCATCATGTAAGGAACAAACTGCATAATTTTGTTAGGGTGGTTTCCATCTTTATGTGTTTTGTGGATTGTACTTGACTACATGTGCTTGTGTGTTTAAAGTTTGGATGAATTTCTAGCTTAGATTACCTAGACACCTTGATTATGTTATATGTGCTATGTAATTTGCACTGCTTCCATCTTCTAGTTTTGAAACTTCTGGTCAAGCACATGCTTACATGAATGGGGTTCTCTATACAGGTTGGTATAACTATTGCTGCTCGCAAGTATGATTTTAACACCGCAATGCCCTTCCATACATCAGATATCTTGAATCTCCAACCTGTAGTGAAGCATTCAGTTCCCGTATGTTCAGAAGCCAAAGATCTTGTAGAGATGGGAAAGGTCCAACTAGTTGAAGTAAGCATTGTATTCCCTTTTTCGGTCACCAAACACTATGAAATATCTTTAATGTCATGCAGTATTGTTAAGGCGCGCGCCTAGGCACTAAGGTGCACCGAAAATCACCATTACACATTTTAACATTCTCAGGCGAAGTGATTTTACTAGGCGCTCGCCTTAATTCACTTTTACTGCGCTTTGAGCTCTAAGCTAGGCGGCAAAAAAGCTAGCTTGAGCGAAGCGGTGagctaattttaattttaatttttttaactcaaatacCCACTTAATAGAGTGAAGTGGTGGAGAGgcaacttttaattttaatttttcaactcAAAGAACCATTCaatagaaatatattttaagggAGAAAACCCAAATACTCATTGAAGTTGACTATAAacttttaagtttcattttctttttcttttctaaaaaaactgaaatattattaattccTAATCTGACTTTTAActttgctttcttttctttcatttttatttaaaaacatattatttctctttattttattaattgtaaaCTTGCTATTCCTCAactttattagttaaaatcaGA
The Gossypium raimondii isolate GPD5lz chromosome 8, ASM2569854v1, whole genome shotgun sequence DNA segment above includes these coding regions:
- the LOC105791797 gene encoding clustered mitochondria protein isoform X1 produces the protein MAGKSNKGRSRRGSHNSTTCSEQAVSSDAPLKDNVTASKPPNVDSNGVPNMVESSGSKSELTESEALNSSSQPKQGDLHLYPVPVKTQSGERLELQLNPGDSVMDIRQFLLDAPETCYFTCYDLLLHIKDGSTHHLEDYNEISEVADITLGGCSLEMVAALYDDRSIRAHVHRTRDLLSLSTLHASLSTSLALQYENAQSKAPNSGDAAKTDVPELDGLGFMEDVTGSLGKLLCTPSKEIKCVESIVFSSFNPPPSYRRLVGDLIYLDIETLEGNKYCITGTTKMFYVNSSTGNVLDPRPSKAGYEATTLVGLLQKISSKFRKAFHEIMERKATAHPFENVQSLLPPNSWLGLYPVPDHKRDAARAEDALTPSYGSELIGMQRDWNEELQSCREFPHTTPQERILRDRALYKVTSDFVDAAISGAVGVINRCIPPINPTDPECFHMYVHNNIFFSFAVDSDMEQLSKKRAVETNSSTESGNEAASSEMLPGGRMDSNEERCGRSSIGESDSITELAQGSVETPLAESEQATYASANNDLKGTKAYQEADVPGLHNLAMAIIDYRGHRVVAQSVLPGILQGDKSDSLLYGSVDNGKKICWNEDFHSKVLEAAKRLHLKEHTVLDASGNVFKLAAPVECKGIVGSDDRHYLLDLMRATPRDANFIGPGSRFCILRPELITAFVQAQAPESSKSVPKSEGEVNVATDSSKSDGEVNVATDSSKAAVVETPVVTESHEAATSGDDQGITNEDKNKADTECASASVKSCETNEEILFNPNVFTEFKLAGSQEEIVEDEENVKKASSYLVDVVLPKFIQDLCTLEVSPMDGQTLTEALHAHGINIRYIGNVANGTKHLPHLWDLCSNEIVVRSAKHILKDVLRDTEDHDLGPAISHILSCFFGSCQSVAAKLTSSSQSKNHKKEQANHHSSGKTSKGHARWKGKTSARKNISSYMNVSSESLWSEIQKFAKLKYQFELPEDARLRVKRISVLRNMCQKVGITIAARKYDFNTAMPFHTSDILNLQPVVKHSVPVCSEAKDLVEMGKVQLVELKSETDPIKLKGMLTEAYTMFSEAFSILQQVTGPMHREVANCCRYLAMVLYHAGDMAGAIMQQHKELIINERCLGLDHPDTAHSYGNMALFYHGLNQTELALRHMSRALLLLSLSSGPDHPDVAATFINVAMMYQDIGKMNTALRYLQEALKKNERLLGEEHIQTAVCYHALAIAFNCMGAFKLSHQHEKKTYDILVKQLGEEDTRTRDSQNWMKTFKMRELQLNAQKQKGQALNSASAQKAIDILKAHPDLMQAFQAAAAAGGSGSSSASFNKSLNAAMIGETLPRGRGFDERAARAAAEVRKKAAARGLVTRSHGIPVQAVPPLTQLLNMINMGATPEAGDGGEASGEKREEANGHHNPNGAVDSKKDESTTSKEGEAAPVGLGKGLASLDAKKQKTKLKATS
- the LOC105791797 gene encoding clustered mitochondria protein isoform X2, with protein sequence MAGKSNKGRSRRGSHNSTTCSEQAVSSDAPLKDNVTASKPPNVDSNGVPNMVESSGSKSELTESEALNSSSQPKQGDLHLYPVPVKTQSGERLELQLNPGDSVMDIRQFLLDAPETCYFTCYDLLLHIKDGSTHHLEDYNEISEVADITLGGCSLEMVAALYDDRSIRAHVHRTRDLLSLSTLHASLSTSLALQYENAQSKAPNSGDAAKTDVPELDGLGFMEDVTGSLGKLLCTPSKEIKCVESIVFSSFNPPPSYRRLVGDLIYLDIETLEGNKYCITGTTKMFYVNSSTGNVLDPRPSKAGYEATTLVGLLQKISSKFRKAFHEIMERKATAHPFENVQSLLPPNSWLGLYPVPDHKRDAARAEDALTPSYGSELIGMQRDWNEELQSCREFPHTTPQERILRDRALYKVTSDFVDAAISGAVGVINRCIPPINPTDPECFHMYVHNNIFFSFAVDSDMEQLSKKRAVETNSSTESGNEAASSEMLPGGRMDSNEERCGRSSIGESDSITELAQGSVETPLAESEQATYASANNDLKGTKAYQEADVPGLHNLAMAIIDYRGHRVVAQSVLPGILQGDKSDSLLYGSVDNGKKICWNEDFHSKVLEAAKRLHLKEHTVLDASGNVFKLAAPVECKGIVGSDDRHYLLDLMRATPRDANFIGPGSRFCILRPELITAFVQAQAPESSKSVPKSEGEVNVATDSSKSDGEVNVATDSSKAAVVETPVVTESHEAATSGDDQGITNEDKNKADTECASASVKSCETNEEILFNPNVFTEFKLAGSQEEIVEDEENVKKASSYLVDVVLPKFIQDLCTLEVSPMDGQTLTEALHAHGINIRYIGNVANGTKHLPHLWDLCSNEIVVRSAKHILKDVLRDTEDHDLGPAISHILSCFFGSCQSVAAKLTSSSQSKNHKKEQANHHSSGKTSKGHARWKGKTSARKNISSYMNVSSESLWSEIQKFAKLKYQFELPEDARLRVKRISVLRNMCQKVGITIAARKYDFNTAMPFHTSDILNLQPVVKHSVPVCSEAKDLVEMGKVQLVEGMLTEAYTMFSEAFSILQQVTGPMHREVANCCRYLAMVLYHAGDMAGAIMQQHKELIINERCLGLDHPDTAHSYGNMALFYHGLNQTELALRHMSRALLLLSLSSGPDHPDVAATFINVAMMYQDIGKMNTALRYLQEALKKNERLLGEEHIQTAVCYHALAIAFNCMGAFKLSHQHEKKTYDILVKQLGEEDTRTRDSQNWMKTFKMRELQLNAQKQKGQALNSASAQKAIDILKAHPDLMQAFQAAAAAGGSGSSSASFNKSLNAAMIGETLPRGRGFDERAARAAAEVRKKAAARGLVTRSHGIPVQAVPPLTQLLNMINMGATPEAGDGGEASGEKREEANGHHNPNGAVDSKKDESTTSKEGEAAPVGLGKGLASLDAKKQKTKLKATS